A stretch of Lathyrus oleraceus cultivar Zhongwan6 chromosome 6, CAAS_Psat_ZW6_1.0, whole genome shotgun sequence DNA encodes these proteins:
- the LOC127092108 gene encoding zinc finger protein ZPR1 isoform X2 gives MFNRQVVKSESATIKIPELEFEIPPEAQRGSLSTVEGILMRAADELQALQEERRKVAPETADAIDQFLVKLRACATAESSFTFIIDDPAGNSYIENPFAPSSDPSLTIKFYERTPEQQALLGYSAQNEGTRDEVLESGEAAASGRTRRQPHGSVGAAAGQRAIAQSNSAEIADALFRYSAPEEVMTFPSTCGTCTAKCETRMFVTNIPYFQEVIVMASTCDACGYRNSELKPGGRIPEKGKKITLYVKNIKDLSRDVIKSDTASVQVPELDLELASGTMGGLVTTVEGLITQISESLKNVHGFSLGDSLDEHKRSKWLDFQARLNKLLSLEEAWTLILDDALANSFVAPATDDLKDDNQLTFEEYERSWEQNEELGLNDIDTSSADAAYESTNTSKIE, from the exons ATGTTCAATCGACAAGTGGTAAAATCAGAATCTGCTACCATTAAG ATACCCGAACTTGAATTTGAGATTCCACCAGAGGCACAGCGTGGTAGTCTGTCAACG GTTGAAGGGATACTAATGCGAGCTGCTGATGAACTTCAGGCCCTTCAAGAGGAACGCAGA AAAGTTGCTCCAGAGACAGCTGATGCAATAGATCAGTTCCTGGTGAAGTTGCGAGCCTGTGCCACAGCAGAATCTTCCTTCACGTTTATTATTGATGATCCTGCGGGAAACAGTTACATCGAAAATCC GTTTGCACCATCATCTGATCCTTCACTCACTATCAAGTTTTATGAGCGAACACCTGAGCAACAAGCATTGTTGGGATATTCTGCACAAAATGAAGGAACTCGTGATGAAGTGCTGGAAAGTGGAGAAGCAGCGGCTTCTGGGAGAACGAGGAGGCAACCTCATGGGTCAGTTGGGGCAGCAGCTGGTCAACGAGCTATTGCACAAAGTAATAGTGCAGAAATCGCAGATGCCTTATTTCGATACAGTGCACCAGAAGAG GTGATGACTTTCCCGTCAACCTGTGGAACTTGTACCGCTAAGTGTGAAACTCGAATGTTTGTCACTA ATATTCCATATTTTCAAGAAGTAATCGTTATGGCATCTACATGTGATGCTTGTGGTTACCGAAACTCTGAG TTGAAACCAGGTGGACGAATTCctgaaaaaggaaaaaaaattaCTCTTTATGTGAAAAATATTAAGGACCTGAGCCGAGATGTGATTAAG TCTGATACTGCAAGTGTACAAGTCCCTGAACTTGACTTGGAGCTGGCAAGCGGCACCATGGGAGGACTTGTTACAACTGTTGAAGGTTTAATTACACAAATCAGTGAGA GCCTTAAAAATGTCCATGGGTTTAGTCTTGGAGATAGTCTTGATGAACATAAAAGAAGCAAGTGGCTAGACTTTCAAGCAAGGCTAAACAAG CTTCTTAGCTTGGAAGAAGCTTGGACTCTAATTCTTGATGATGCACTGGCTAATTCTTTTGTAGCACCAGCAACAGATGATCTAAAAGACGACAATCAATTAACAT TTGAAGAGTATGAGAGGTCATGGGAACAAAATGAAGAACTGGGTCTGAATGATATTGACACCTCTTCTGCGGATGCCGCATACGAATCAACAAACACTAGTAAGATTGAGTGA
- the LOC127092108 gene encoding uncharacterized protein LOC127092108 isoform X1, which yields MEANNRDQIVDVGSVVEAVSAEAGDAPLYAIESLCMRCHQNGTTRFLFTSIPNFRKILLSAFECPHCGERNNEVQFAGEIQPRGCCYSLEIPAGEQKMFNRQVVKSESATIKIPELEFEIPPEAQRGSLSTVEGILMRAADELQALQEERRKVAPETADAIDQFLVKLRACATAESSFTFIIDDPAGNSYIENPFAPSSDPSLTIKFYERTPEQQALLGYSAQNEGTRDEVLESGEAAASGRTRRQPHGSVGAAAGQRAIAQSNSAEIADALFRYSAPEEVMTFPSTCGTCTAKCETRMFVTNIPYFQEVIVMASTCDACGYRNSELKPGGRIPEKGKKITLYVKNIKDLSRDVIKSDTASVQVPELDLELASGTMGGLVTTVEGLITQISESLKNVHGFSLGDSLDEHKRSKWLDFQARLNKLLSLEEAWTLILDDALANSFVAPATDDLKDDNQLTFEEYERSWEQNEELGLNDIDTSSADAAYESTNTSKIE from the exons ATGGAAGCGAACAACAGAGATCAAATTGTGGATGTTGGATCCGTGGTTGAAGCTGTTTCTGCTGAAGCCGGTGATGCACCTCTTTACGCCATCGAAAGCCTCTGCATGCGCTGTCATCAAAAT GGAACTACAAGATTTTTGTTTACTTCAATTCCTAATTTCAGGAAG ATTTTATTGTCGGCTTTTGAATGTCCTCATTGTGGTGAGAG GAACAATGAAGTGCAGTTTGCGGGTGAAATTCAACCACGTGGTTGTTGTTACTCGTTAGAGATCCCAGCGGGTGAACAAAAG ATGTTCAATCGACAAGTGGTAAAATCAGAATCTGCTACCATTAAG ATACCCGAACTTGAATTTGAGATTCCACCAGAGGCACAGCGTGGTAGTCTGTCAACG GTTGAAGGGATACTAATGCGAGCTGCTGATGAACTTCAGGCCCTTCAAGAGGAACGCAGA AAAGTTGCTCCAGAGACAGCTGATGCAATAGATCAGTTCCTGGTGAAGTTGCGAGCCTGTGCCACAGCAGAATCTTCCTTCACGTTTATTATTGATGATCCTGCGGGAAACAGTTACATCGAAAATCC GTTTGCACCATCATCTGATCCTTCACTCACTATCAAGTTTTATGAGCGAACACCTGAGCAACAAGCATTGTTGGGATATTCTGCACAAAATGAAGGAACTCGTGATGAAGTGCTGGAAAGTGGAGAAGCAGCGGCTTCTGGGAGAACGAGGAGGCAACCTCATGGGTCAGTTGGGGCAGCAGCTGGTCAACGAGCTATTGCACAAAGTAATAGTGCAGAAATCGCAGATGCCTTATTTCGATACAGTGCACCAGAAGAG GTGATGACTTTCCCGTCAACCTGTGGAACTTGTACCGCTAAGTGTGAAACTCGAATGTTTGTCACTA ATATTCCATATTTTCAAGAAGTAATCGTTATGGCATCTACATGTGATGCTTGTGGTTACCGAAACTCTGAG TTGAAACCAGGTGGACGAATTCctgaaaaaggaaaaaaaattaCTCTTTATGTGAAAAATATTAAGGACCTGAGCCGAGATGTGATTAAG TCTGATACTGCAAGTGTACAAGTCCCTGAACTTGACTTGGAGCTGGCAAGCGGCACCATGGGAGGACTTGTTACAACTGTTGAAGGTTTAATTACACAAATCAGTGAGA GCCTTAAAAATGTCCATGGGTTTAGTCTTGGAGATAGTCTTGATGAACATAAAAGAAGCAAGTGGCTAGACTTTCAAGCAAGGCTAAACAAG CTTCTTAGCTTGGAAGAAGCTTGGACTCTAATTCTTGATGATGCACTGGCTAATTCTTTTGTAGCACCAGCAACAGATGATCTAAAAGACGACAATCAATTAACAT TTGAAGAGTATGAGAGGTCATGGGAACAAAATGAAGAACTGGGTCTGAATGATATTGACACCTCTTCTGCGGATGCCGCATACGAATCAACAAACACTAGTAAGATTGAGTGA